The following are from one region of the Streptomyces decoyicus genome:
- a CDS encoding protein kinase domain-containing protein — protein sequence MPSLRNSGVGPEAEHPEYAGQYRLEARLGSGGMGVVHLARSSSGLQLAVKVIHAEFAQDPEFRGRFRQEVAAARRVSGAFTAPVVDADPDAERPWMATLHIPGPTLSDHVKRNGPLAVAEVRRLAAGLAEALRDIHRAGVVHRDLKPGNVLLAADGPKVIDFGISRPSDSEMRTETGKLIGTPPFMAPEQFQRPREVGPAADVFALGSVLVHAATGSGPFDSESPYIVAYQVVHDEADLAGVPAELVPLVEGCLAKDPADRPTPGALMELLRTDVPHGAASGAALPVSMLPDGMPPAGSSPDTAAGGAAAVRIPEQRQRQQRQPEQPAPEQLPPVRAEATPPRAETTHVRVPAPVESPAEGTAWSPAGSPADAGPAAAPKDPTGPADSPDSGFPAGPGRPARSRTRRWPLWAALALVVTGAGAFAGVRAPAPGGTGQDPALQTRPSHLERADFHPWRTTLVERPTGHDAEMPFCTAGSGAVFCGQSGVPAARLDPDTGRPSWRRTDHPSQGKNAAKYAASPTPPVLSGGALYVFSADGKKLSALDPSAGGKGATRWTKDLSGYEGETRIVGNRILLTAADGTVTALDSTTHRQRWHKRFPGHQLPLFSSFGGPRTAYAAEGTPDGTGTQVTAIDPADGKVRWSRRLPGALAPAGTGASGALYLTVTDAKFTYRTTAVLRYDPATGRTRRLPLTAPLDQVAAVVHGESVYLLAEGGALQAVGERKWDTETSVSRGSAPVVSGGTLYFTAADGRLLAVDTHSGGLLGQTPPRLDGRRHNGYLQMLPAPRVDASRGRIYAAAPDGTVFAAATKDPSAW from the coding sequence ATGCCATCGCTGCGCAATTCCGGGGTCGGCCCGGAAGCGGAGCATCCGGAATACGCCGGCCAATACCGCCTGGAGGCACGGCTCGGCTCCGGCGGTATGGGCGTGGTCCATCTGGCGCGCTCGTCCTCCGGACTCCAGCTCGCGGTCAAGGTCATCCATGCCGAATTCGCCCAGGACCCGGAATTCCGTGGGCGGTTCCGGCAGGAGGTGGCCGCCGCGCGGCGGGTCAGCGGTGCCTTCACGGCACCCGTCGTGGACGCCGACCCGGATGCCGAACGCCCGTGGATGGCGACCCTCCACATTCCCGGCCCGACCCTCTCCGACCATGTGAAGCGGAACGGCCCGCTGGCGGTCGCGGAGGTGCGGCGGCTGGCCGCGGGGCTCGCCGAGGCACTGCGCGACATCCATCGCGCGGGGGTGGTGCACCGCGATCTCAAGCCGGGAAACGTGCTGCTGGCCGCCGACGGTCCGAAAGTCATCGACTTCGGCATCTCCCGGCCGTCGGACAGCGAAATGCGCACCGAGACCGGCAAGTTGATCGGTACGCCGCCCTTCATGGCACCCGAACAGTTCCAGCGGCCGCGCGAGGTGGGACCGGCCGCGGATGTCTTCGCGCTGGGTTCGGTCCTGGTGCATGCCGCCACCGGAAGCGGCCCGTTCGACTCGGAGAGCCCCTACATCGTCGCGTACCAGGTGGTGCACGACGAGGCCGATCTGGCAGGCGTACCGGCGGAGTTGGTGCCGCTGGTCGAGGGCTGTCTGGCGAAGGACCCAGCGGACCGGCCGACGCCGGGCGCGCTGATGGAGCTGCTGCGGACGGATGTGCCGCACGGGGCGGCGTCGGGGGCCGCGTTGCCGGTGAGCATGCTGCCGGACGGCATGCCACCGGCCGGTTCGTCGCCGGACACGGCGGCGGGCGGTGCGGCGGCGGTACGGATACCGGAACAGCGGCAGCGGCAGCAGCGGCAGCCGGAACAGCCCGCGCCCGAACAGCTCCCGCCGGTACGTGCCGAGGCCACCCCGCCACGTGCCGAGACGACGCATGTCCGCGTCCCCGCGCCCGTCGAGAGCCCCGCCGAGGGCACCGCCTGGAGTCCCGCCGGGAGTCCCGCCGACGCCGGGCCCGCGGCCGCCCCCAAAGACCCCACAGGCCCCGCCGACTCCCCCGACTCCGGCTTCCCTGCCGGGCCCGGCCGCCCCGCCCGCTCCCGTACCCGCCGCTGGCCGCTCTGGGCCGCGCTCGCCCTGGTCGTGACCGGCGCCGGGGCCTTCGCGGGCGTCCGGGCGCCGGCCCCGGGCGGGACCGGGCAGGACCCCGCCCTCCAGACCCGTCCGTCGCACCTCGAACGCGCCGACTTCCACCCGTGGCGGACCACGCTCGTCGAGCGCCCCACGGGCCATGACGCCGAAATGCCCTTCTGCACCGCCGGATCCGGCGCCGTCTTCTGCGGCCAGTCCGGCGTCCCGGCCGCCCGGCTCGATCCGGACACCGGCCGGCCGTCGTGGCGGCGTACGGACCACCCCTCCCAGGGCAAGAACGCCGCGAAGTACGCCGCGTCGCCGACCCCGCCGGTCCTCTCCGGCGGAGCGCTGTACGTCTTCTCCGCCGACGGCAAGAAGCTGAGCGCCCTGGACCCGTCGGCCGGCGGCAAGGGCGCCACCCGCTGGACCAAGGACCTCTCCGGATACGAGGGCGAGACCAGGATCGTCGGCAACCGCATCCTGCTGACGGCCGCGGACGGTACGGTCACCGCGCTGGACAGCACCACCCACCGGCAGCGCTGGCACAAGCGCTTCCCGGGCCACCAACTGCCGCTCTTCTCGTCGTTCGGCGGCCCGCGCACCGCCTATGCGGCCGAGGGCACCCCCGACGGGACCGGCACCCAGGTCACCGCCATCGACCCGGCGGACGGAAAGGTCCGCTGGTCGCGGCGGCTGCCCGGGGCGCTCGCCCCGGCCGGGACCGGTGCGTCCGGGGCGCTCTATCTGACCGTCACCGACGCGAAGTTCACGTACCGCACCACCGCCGTCCTCCGCTACGACCCGGCCACCGGCCGCACCCGGCGCCTCCCGCTGACCGCGCCGCTCGACCAGGTGGCCGCCGTGGTGCACGGCGAGTCGGTGTATCTGCTGGCCGAGGGCGGTGCCTTGCAGGCCGTCGGGGAGCGGAAGTGGGACACCGAGACCTCGGTCAGCCGGGGCTCGGCACCGGTGGTCAGCGGCGGCACGCTGTATTTCACCGCGGCGGACGGACGGCTGCTCGCGGTCGACACCCACTCCGGCGGGCTGCTCGGCCAGACCCCGCCGCGGCTGGACGGCCGCCGCCACAACGGCTATCTCCAGATGCTGCCCGCACCCCGGGTGGACGCGTCACGCGGCCGGATCTACGCGGCGGCGCCGGACGGCACGGTCTTCGCCGCGGCGACGAAGGACCCGTCCGCCTGGTGA
- a CDS encoding peptidase, with protein MTTQDDLGSVEPAGDQVLAAAAGGLTYPVAPGYRVKVRQGPGTNYPAVRTLAEGARIQIRCQRHGQSVSGPYGTSDIWDCIGSGQYVSDAYVRTGSSGMVAPRCAN; from the coding sequence ATGACGACTCAGGACGATCTCGGCTCCGTGGAACCGGCCGGCGACCAGGTGCTCGCCGCCGCGGCCGGCGGGCTCACCTATCCCGTCGCACCCGGCTACCGCGTCAAGGTCCGCCAGGGGCCCGGCACCAACTACCCGGCCGTCCGCACGCTGGCGGAGGGGGCCCGGATCCAGATCCGCTGCCAGCGCCACGGCCAGTCGGTCAGCGGCCCGTACGGCACCTCGGACATCTGGGACTGCATCGGGTCCGGCCAGTACGTCTCCGATGCGTACGTCCGGACGGGCAGCAGCGGCATGGTCGCGCCGCGCTGCGCCAACTGA
- a CDS encoding M1 family metallopeptidase, with product MNRRPFRSCGATATLSVALLLSSCTGGAMGVRGTAGSGSAGDPLFPALGNGGYQVRHYGLDLDYDVQKKRLEATVEITAEATKDLRSFQLDLQGLRVSDVRVDGKDAAFSRKGHKLIVRPAAGLRKGSEFRTRVNYSGTPQELKDPDGSREGWVKTADGAFVSGEPAGSMTWFPGNNHPDDKATYDFKITVPKGYTAVANGELRSEKTARGRATFEWHNGQPMASYLATAGIGRFDVSRSRTPDGLPLYVAVDPAEAKASRKPLERLPEIVKWESGLFGPYPFSSAGAIVDHTPARITWIALESQTKPVYAGAPDTSTVVHEMAHQWFGDSVTPKTWKDTWLNEGFATYAEWLWEEREGGKTPQQQFDALYEDETDARRWDFPPGDPGKPENVTATPVYERGAMLLQQLRNAVGDKTFFKILKEWPAKYRYSNAGSKQFIAFCQARTDVDLTELFDEWLYGKGRPEQVY from the coding sequence GTGAACCGCCGGCCCTTCCGCTCCTGCGGTGCGACCGCCACCCTGTCCGTCGCCCTGCTGCTCTCCTCGTGCACCGGCGGCGCCATGGGCGTCCGGGGGACGGCAGGCAGCGGCTCGGCGGGCGACCCGCTCTTCCCGGCGCTCGGCAACGGCGGCTACCAGGTGCGCCATTACGGGCTCGACCTCGACTACGACGTGCAGAAGAAGCGGCTGGAGGCGACGGTCGAGATCACCGCCGAGGCCACGAAGGACCTGCGGTCCTTCCAGCTCGATCTGCAGGGGCTGCGGGTGTCGGACGTGCGGGTCGACGGCAAGGACGCCGCGTTCTCCCGTAAGGGGCACAAGCTGATCGTCCGGCCGGCCGCCGGTCTCCGCAAGGGTTCGGAGTTCCGTACGCGCGTCAACTACAGCGGGACACCACAGGAGTTGAAGGACCCGGACGGGTCGCGGGAGGGCTGGGTCAAGACCGCCGACGGGGCGTTCGTGTCGGGTGAGCCCGCCGGCTCCATGACGTGGTTCCCCGGCAACAACCACCCCGACGACAAGGCGACGTACGACTTCAAGATCACCGTGCCGAAGGGGTACACCGCCGTCGCCAACGGGGAATTGCGGTCGGAGAAGACGGCCAGGGGCCGGGCCACCTTCGAGTGGCACAACGGGCAGCCCATGGCCAGTTACCTCGCCACCGCCGGCATCGGCAGGTTCGATGTCAGCAGGTCCCGTACGCCCGACGGGCTGCCGCTGTATGTCGCGGTGGATCCGGCGGAGGCCAAAGCGAGCAGGAAACCGCTGGAGCGGCTGCCGGAGATCGTGAAGTGGGAGAGCGGGCTGTTCGGCCCCTATCCGTTCTCCTCCGCCGGCGCGATCGTCGATCACACACCGGCCCGGATCACCTGGATCGCGCTGGAGTCCCAGACCAAGCCGGTCTACGCCGGGGCGCCGGACACCTCGACCGTGGTGCACGAGATGGCCCACCAGTGGTTCGGCGACTCGGTGACACCGAAGACCTGGAAGGACACCTGGCTCAACGAGGGCTTTGCGACCTACGCCGAGTGGCTGTGGGAGGAGCGCGAGGGCGGCAAGACCCCGCAGCAGCAGTTCGACGCGCTCTACGAGGACGAGACGGACGCCAGGCGCTGGGACTTCCCGCCGGGCGACCCGGGCAAGCCGGAGAACGTGACCGCAACCCCCGTATACGAGCGGGGCGCGATGCTGCTCCAGCAACTGCGGAACGCCGTCGGCGACAAGACCTTCTTCAAGATCCTCAAGGAGTGGCCCGCCAAGTACCGCTACTCCAATGCCGGCTCGAAGCAGTTCATCGCCTTCTGCCAGGCGCGCACGGACGTGGACCTGACCGAGCTGTTCGATGAGTGGCTGTACGGCAAGGGGCGGCCGGAGCAGGTGTACTGA
- a CDS encoding SulP family inorganic anion transporter has product MRRFRVARLRAFRPSIPSRHSLSLWRADVTASLVVFLVAVPLCVGVAVASGVPAELGLVTGIVGGLLTGLLPGSSLQVSGPAAGLTVLVYEAVQEYGLGTLGALVLIAGVLQLAMGALHLGRWFRAISVSVVQGMLAGIGLVLIAGQLYALVDAKAPGSGPANLGGLPKLAVATAVSATAPAALAVGVGTIAVLVLWPKWRRAARVVPAPLVAVALATAVVLVLDLPVARVEVAGLLHVVQPPGGADFLRLVEAGAVAGALGTVLAFTLIASAESLFSAAAVDRLHDGPKTDYDKELMAQGTGNTVCGLLGALPMTAVIVRSAANVHAGARTKASRVLHGVWLLVFAAALPAALGVVPLASLAGVLVHAGSKLIPVKQWLPLWREHRGEAVVLAATAVAIVATNMFEGVLLGLLMAIAKSAWETSHVHLEITGLDEPAAPATGEGTAGHGPGTSGPRRPILVRALGHATFLRLPKLLDQLEALPADREIELDLSGLRHLDHACAAALGSWEEQRRGPDGTNRQKTSSIAS; this is encoded by the coding sequence ATGCGTAGGTTCCGTGTTGCCCGACTCCGCGCGTTCCGGCCGTCCATACCGTCACGGCATTCGCTGTCGCTCTGGCGCGCCGATGTCACCGCGTCGCTCGTCGTCTTTCTCGTCGCCGTCCCGTTGTGTGTCGGGGTGGCCGTCGCGTCCGGGGTGCCGGCCGAACTGGGGCTGGTCACCGGAATCGTCGGCGGGCTGCTCACCGGGTTACTCCCCGGCAGCAGCCTCCAGGTCAGCGGCCCGGCCGCGGGGCTGACCGTGCTGGTCTACGAGGCCGTGCAGGAGTACGGACTCGGCACGCTGGGCGCACTGGTGCTGATCGCCGGGGTGCTTCAGCTGGCCATGGGGGCGCTGCACCTGGGGCGCTGGTTCCGGGCCATTTCCGTGTCGGTCGTCCAGGGGATGCTGGCAGGTATCGGACTGGTGCTGATCGCCGGGCAGTTGTACGCCCTGGTGGATGCCAAGGCGCCCGGCAGCGGGCCCGCGAATCTGGGCGGGCTGCCGAAACTCGCGGTGGCCACCGCCGTGTCCGCCACCGCACCGGCCGCGCTGGCGGTCGGCGTGGGCACCATCGCGGTGCTGGTGCTGTGGCCGAAGTGGCGGCGGGCGGCGCGGGTGGTGCCGGCGCCGCTGGTGGCGGTGGCGCTGGCGACGGCCGTGGTGCTCGTGCTGGATCTGCCGGTGGCCCGGGTCGAGGTGGCGGGCCTGCTGCACGTCGTCCAGCCGCCGGGCGGCGCGGACTTCCTGCGGCTGGTGGAGGCGGGGGCGGTGGCCGGTGCACTGGGCACCGTGCTGGCGTTCACCCTGATCGCGTCGGCGGAGTCGCTGTTCAGCGCGGCCGCCGTGGACCGGCTGCACGACGGGCCGAAGACCGACTACGACAAGGAGCTGATGGCCCAGGGCACGGGCAACACGGTCTGCGGGCTGCTGGGCGCGCTGCCGATGACCGCGGTGATCGTCCGCAGCGCCGCGAATGTGCACGCCGGGGCGCGGACGAAGGCCTCGCGGGTGCTGCACGGGGTGTGGCTGCTGGTCTTCGCGGCGGCGCTCCCGGCGGCGCTGGGCGTGGTGCCGCTCGCGTCGCTGGCCGGCGTACTGGTGCATGCCGGCAGCAAGTTGATCCCGGTGAAGCAGTGGCTTCCGCTGTGGCGGGAGCACCGGGGTGAGGCCGTGGTGCTCGCCGCGACGGCGGTGGCGATCGTGGCCACCAACATGTTCGAGGGGGTGCTGCTGGGGCTGCTGATGGCCATTGCCAAGTCGGCGTGGGAGACCTCGCATGTGCACCTGGAGATCACCGGGCTCGACGAGCCGGCGGCACCCGCCACCGGCGAGGGCACGGCAGGACACGGGCCGGGCACCTCGGGACCCCGGCGCCCCATCCTCGTACGGGCCCTCGGCCATGCCACCTTCCTGCGGCTGCCGAAGCTGCTCGACCAGTTGGAGGCGCTGCCCGCGGACCGGGAGATCGAGCTGGACCTGTCCGGGCTGCGGCACCTCGACCATGCGTGTGCGGCCGCGCTCGGCAGCTGGGAGGAGCAGCGGCGCGGTCCTGACGGGACCAACCGGCAGAAAACATCATCCATCGCCTCGTAA
- a CDS encoding ABC transporter ATP-binding protein has translation MMNYGCDPDDPAVHAHDLTVARGGRTVLDALAFDVPRGRITGLLGPSGCGKSTLMRAIVGTQAKVTGTLDVLGHPAGDPRLRPRIGYVTQDPSVYDDLTVRQNLDYFAAVLDPGRAARPRRRETVARVIEDVGLTARADALAGNLSGGQRSRVSLAVALLGAPELLVLDEPTVGLDPVLRRDLWQLFHTLATDRGATLLVSSHVMDEAERCHRLLLMREGRILAAGAPDTLRDRTGSPTVEAAFLHLVDEAGAAGRPAEPAAGRTTPKEPAR, from the coding sequence ATGATGAATTATGGCTGTGATCCCGATGATCCCGCCGTCCACGCCCACGACCTCACCGTCGCCCGAGGCGGCCGCACCGTCCTCGACGCCCTCGCCTTCGACGTGCCCCGCGGCCGCATCACCGGCCTCCTCGGCCCCTCCGGCTGCGGCAAATCCACCCTGATGCGCGCCATCGTCGGCACCCAGGCCAAGGTCACCGGCACCCTCGACGTCCTCGGCCACCCCGCGGGCGACCCCCGGCTGCGCCCCCGCATCGGCTATGTGACCCAGGACCCGTCCGTATACGACGACCTCACCGTCCGCCAGAACCTCGACTACTTCGCCGCCGTCCTGGACCCCGGCCGGGCCGCCCGCCCCCGCCGCCGCGAGACCGTCGCCCGCGTCATCGAGGACGTCGGCCTCACCGCCCGCGCCGACGCCCTCGCCGGCAACCTCTCCGGCGGCCAGCGCAGCCGGGTCTCCCTCGCGGTGGCCCTGCTCGGCGCCCCGGAACTCCTCGTCCTCGACGAGCCCACCGTCGGCCTGGACCCCGTCCTCCGCCGCGACCTGTGGCAGCTCTTCCACACCCTCGCCACCGACCGCGGCGCCACCCTCCTCGTCTCCTCGCACGTCATGGACGAGGCCGAGCGCTGCCACCGGCTGCTCCTGATGCGCGAGGGCCGCATCCTCGCCGCCGGCGCACCCGACACTCTCCGTGACCGCACCGGCTCCCCCACCGTCGAGGCCGCCTTCCTCCATCTGGTCGACGAGGCCGGGGCCGCGGGCCGCCCGGCGGAGCCGGCGGCCGGCCGCACCACCCCCAAGGAGCCAGCGCGATGA
- a CDS encoding ABC transporter permease — translation MSTAPLSDTAPPAAGAPHATTAPLSPSRTLATAARVLRQLRHDPRTIALMLVVPCVMIALLRYVFDARPGTFNSIGASLLGIFPMITMFLVTSIATLRERTSGTLERLLALPLGKADLISGYALAFGLLAIVQSALATALSVWVLGLDITGSPWLLLLVAVLDALLGTALGLFVSAFAASEFQAVQFMPAVLMPQLLLCGLFTPRETMQPALEALSDVLPMSYAVDGMNEVLKHPDLTGDFVRDTAIVTGCALLVLALGAATLRRRTT, via the coding sequence ATGAGCACCGCCCCTCTCTCCGACACCGCCCCTCCCGCCGCCGGCGCACCGCACGCCACCACCGCGCCGCTGTCCCCGTCCCGCACCCTGGCCACCGCCGCCCGGGTCCTGCGCCAGCTGCGCCACGACCCGCGCACCATCGCGCTGATGCTCGTCGTGCCGTGCGTGATGATCGCCCTGCTGCGCTACGTCTTCGACGCCCGCCCCGGGACCTTCAACAGCATCGGCGCCTCGCTCCTCGGCATCTTCCCGATGATCACGATGTTCCTGGTGACCTCCATCGCCACCCTCCGCGAACGCACCTCGGGCACCCTGGAACGCCTGCTCGCCCTGCCCCTCGGCAAGGCCGACCTGATCAGCGGCTACGCCCTGGCCTTCGGCCTGCTGGCGATCGTCCAGTCGGCCCTCGCCACCGCCCTCTCCGTCTGGGTCCTCGGCCTCGACATCACCGGCTCCCCCTGGCTGCTGCTGCTCGTCGCCGTCCTGGACGCCCTGCTCGGAACCGCCCTCGGCCTGTTCGTCTCGGCCTTCGCCGCCTCCGAATTCCAGGCGGTCCAGTTCATGCCCGCCGTCCTGATGCCCCAGCTGCTGCTCTGCGGCCTGTTCACTCCGCGCGAGACCATGCAGCCGGCCCTGGAGGCACTCTCCGACGTCCTCCCGATGTCCTACGCCGTCGACGGCATGAACGAGGTCCTCAAACACCCCGACCTGACCGGCGACTTCGTCCGCGACACCGCCATCGTCACCGGCTGCGCCCTCCTCGTCCTCGCCCTCGGCGCCGCCACCCTCCGCCGCCGTACGACGTGA
- the proC gene encoding pyrroline-5-carboxylate reductase — protein MTQKVAVLGTGKIGEALLSGMIRGGWAPSDLLVTARRPERAEQLHDRYGVEAVSNAEAAKSADTLILTVKPQDMGALLTELAPHVPADRLVISGAAGIPTSYFEERLAAGTPVVRVMTNTPALVDEAMSVISAGTHATGAHLTRAEEIFSGVGKTLRVPESQQDACTALSGSGPAYFYFLVEAMTDAGILLGLPRDKAHDLIVQAAIGAAVMLRDSGEHPVKLRENVTSPAGTTINAIRELENHGVRAALIAALEAARDRSRELASGNG, from the coding sequence ATGACCCAGAAGGTCGCCGTACTCGGCACCGGAAAAATCGGCGAAGCCCTGCTCAGCGGAATGATCCGAGGCGGCTGGGCGCCCTCCGACCTCCTGGTCACCGCCCGTCGCCCGGAACGCGCCGAGCAGCTGCACGACCGCTACGGCGTCGAAGCGGTCAGCAACGCCGAGGCCGCGAAGTCCGCCGACACCCTCATCCTCACCGTCAAGCCCCAGGACATGGGCGCCCTGCTGACCGAGCTGGCCCCGCACGTCCCCGCCGACCGCCTGGTCATCAGCGGCGCCGCCGGCATCCCCACCTCCTACTTCGAGGAACGCCTGGCCGCCGGCACCCCCGTCGTACGGGTCATGACGAACACCCCCGCCCTCGTCGACGAGGCGATGTCCGTCATCTCCGCCGGCACCCACGCCACCGGCGCGCACCTCACCCGCGCCGAGGAGATCTTCTCCGGCGTCGGCAAGACCCTCCGCGTCCCGGAGTCCCAGCAGGACGCCTGCACCGCGCTCTCCGGCTCCGGCCCGGCGTACTTCTACTTCCTCGTCGAGGCCATGACCGACGCCGGCATCCTCCTCGGCCTGCCCCGCGACAAGGCCCACGACCTCATCGTCCAGGCCGCCATCGGCGCCGCCGTGATGCTCCGCGACAGCGGCGAACACCCCGTCAAGCTCCGCGAGAACGTCACATCCCCGGCCGGCACCACCATCAACGCCATCCGCGAACTCGAAAACCACGGCGTACGCGCCGCCCTCATCGCCGCCCTGGAAGCCGCCCGCGACCGCAGCCGCGAACTGGCCTCCGGCAACGGCTGA
- the trpS gene encoding tryptophan--tRNA ligase: MNEMAMAAGARTRIFSGVKPTGHLTLGNYLGAMRRWAEEDQHRAQALFCVVDLHALTVEHDPARVRRLSRQAATLLLATGLDPEVCTVFVQSQVDEHLRLSYLMECTASDGEMRRMIQYKEKAAVEQARGGSVRLSLLTYPALMAADILAYGTHEVPVGDDQVQHVELTRDLAVRFNQRYGPTFVVPKATYPAVAARVMDLQEPTSKMGKSHARTAGIVYVLDEPEVVRKKVMRAVTDSGRDVTYEPERRPGVANLLEVLATCAGGDPQRLAGEYDSCGALKKDVAEAVVEMLRPVRARHAELAAEPSYVDAVLRRGAERARSLARPRVDAAFEAVGLLPAG; this comes from the coding sequence ATGAACGAGATGGCGATGGCGGCCGGGGCGCGTACGCGGATCTTCAGTGGGGTGAAGCCGACGGGGCATCTGACGCTGGGGAACTACCTCGGGGCGATGCGGCGGTGGGCCGAGGAGGACCAGCATCGTGCCCAGGCGCTGTTCTGTGTGGTGGATCTGCATGCGCTGACCGTCGAGCACGATCCGGCGCGGGTGCGGCGGCTCAGCCGGCAGGCCGCGACCTTGCTGCTGGCCACGGGGCTGGATCCGGAGGTCTGCACGGTGTTTGTGCAGAGCCAGGTCGATGAGCATCTGCGGCTGTCGTATCTGATGGAGTGCACGGCCTCCGACGGTGAGATGCGGCGCATGATCCAGTACAAGGAGAAGGCCGCGGTCGAGCAGGCGCGGGGCGGGAGTGTGCGGCTGTCGCTGCTGACGTATCCGGCGCTGATGGCGGCGGACATCCTGGCGTACGGGACGCATGAGGTGCCGGTGGGGGATGACCAGGTGCAGCACGTGGAGCTGACGCGGGATCTGGCGGTGCGGTTCAACCAGCGGTACGGGCCGACGTTCGTGGTGCCGAAGGCCACGTATCCGGCGGTGGCGGCTCGGGTGATGGATCTGCAGGAGCCGACGTCGAAGATGGGGAAGTCGCACGCCCGGACCGCGGGGATCGTCTACGTACTGGATGAGCCCGAGGTGGTGCGGAAGAAGGTGATGCGGGCGGTGACGGATTCGGGGCGGGACGTCACGTATGAGCCGGAGCGGCGCCCCGGGGTGGCGAATCTGCTGGAGGTGCTGGCCACCTGTGCGGGCGGGGATCCTCAGCGGTTGGCCGGGGAGTACGACTCGTGCGGCGCGTTGAAGAAGGACGTGGCGGAGGCCGTGGTGGAGATGTTGCGGCCGGTGCGGGCGCGGCATGCGGAGCTGGCCGCCGAGCCGTCGTATGTGGATGCGGTGCTGCGGCGGGGTGCGGAGCGGGCGCGTTCCCTCGCCAGGCCGCGGGTGGATGCGGCGTTCGAGGCGGTGGGGCTGCTGCCCGCGGGATGA
- a CDS encoding GNAT family N-acetyltransferase yields MGYVVRAVRAGEWERLKELRLAALADPVARVAFNETYEGAVGQPDAFWQRRAAGGSALTFVGEAADGSWGGMVVVLVEGDADIPQTQVVGVYVRPEHRGTGLARELCEAAVGWSWDLVEPVVERVRLWVHEENLRAEAFYRALGFVATGLTLPDPKNPRAVDREMALTRG; encoded by the coding sequence ATGGGATACGTGGTCAGGGCGGTGCGGGCGGGGGAGTGGGAGCGGCTCAAGGAGCTGAGGCTGGCTGCCTTGGCGGATCCGGTTGCCCGGGTGGCGTTCAACGAGACCTATGAGGGCGCGGTTGGTCAGCCGGACGCATTCTGGCAGCGGAGGGCGGCCGGCGGTTCGGCGCTGACGTTCGTCGGGGAGGCGGCGGACGGCAGTTGGGGCGGCATGGTGGTCGTGTTGGTCGAGGGGGATGCGGACATACCGCAGACGCAGGTGGTGGGGGTTTATGTGCGGCCCGAGCATCGGGGGACGGGGCTGGCGCGGGAATTGTGCGAGGCGGCGGTCGGGTGGTCGTGGGACCTCGTGGAGCCGGTGGTGGAGCGCGTACGGCTGTGGGTGCACGAGGAGAACCTGCGGGCCGAGGCCTTCTATCGGGCGCTGGGATTTGTGGCGACCGGGCTGACCCTCCCGGATCCGAAGAACCCCCGTGCTGTGGACCGGGAGATGGCGCTGACCAGGGGGTAG